A genomic stretch from Sulfurihydrogenibium azorense Az-Fu1 includes:
- the hemW gene encoding radical SAM family heme chaperone HemW: MIKGLYIHIPFCEIKCPYCDFTSFVWNEDSLKEKYVSTLKKELSLYQNLDFELETVYFGGGTPSSLSPDLLVDTIQFIKENTKTKKELEITVEVNPKTYRYKDFKILKDAGVNRISIGNQSFIEKNLISLGRNHKPKDTLQTVEDCLNAGITNINLDLIYGIQGQTLDDLEEDLKIYTSLPITHISAYMLTPYEGTPLGTLVKNGCYNLPDEETTLKMFELIDSFLEEKGFERYELSNWAKEGYECKHNLFYWTDIEFLGIGVSSWSYVNNVRFGNTKNIQEYLNLVEKSIKPVKFKEELDQEKKIEEKIFLSLRLKSGLDLNLIKNKDIIKELVEEGYATVKNEKLTLLPKGIMVLNEITVKLVLS; the protein is encoded by the coding sequence TTGATTAAAGGTTTATACATTCACATACCTTTTTGTGAAATTAAGTGTCCTTACTGTGATTTTACTTCATTTGTCTGGAATGAAGACAGCTTAAAAGAAAAGTATGTATCAACTTTAAAAAAGGAACTCTCTCTATACCAAAACCTTGATTTTGAGTTAGAGACAGTGTACTTTGGAGGAGGAACGCCTTCATCTTTAAGCCCAGATTTATTAGTTGATACTATACAGTTTATTAAAGAAAACACAAAAACAAAAAAAGAGTTAGAGATAACAGTAGAGGTAAATCCAAAGACATACAGATACAAAGATTTTAAAATCTTAAAAGATGCTGGAGTAAACCGTATAAGTATAGGTAATCAATCATTCATAGAGAAAAATCTAATATCTTTAGGTAGAAACCATAAACCAAAAGATACACTTCAAACAGTTGAAGACTGTCTAAATGCAGGAATAACCAACATAAACTTAGACCTTATATACGGTATTCAAGGACAGACTTTAGATGATTTAGAAGAAGACTTAAAAATCTACACGAGCTTACCTATAACTCATATATCAGCTTACATGCTTACTCCTTACGAAGGAACTCCCCTTGGAACTCTTGTAAAAAATGGCTGTTATAATCTACCAGACGAAGAAACAACCTTGAAAATGTTTGAACTGATTGACAGCTTCTTAGAAGAAAAAGGCTTTGAAAGGTATGAGCTTTCTAACTGGGCAAAAGAAGGTTATGAGTGTAAACATAATTTATTTTACTGGACAGATATTGAGTTTTTAGGTATTGGTGTGTCTTCTTGGTCTTATGTAAATAATGTTAGGTTTGGAAACACAAAAAATATTCAAGAGTATTTAAATTTGGTAGAAAAATCCATCAAACCTGTAAAATTTAAAGAGGAGTTAGACCAAGAAAAGAAGATAGAAGAAAAGATATTTCTATCTCTAAGACTAAAATCAGGACTGGATTTAAACCTTATAAAAAATAAAGATATTATCAAAGAGTTAGTAGAGGAAGGCTACGCAACCGTCAAAAATGAAAAACTAACTTTACTTCCAAAAGGAATAATGGTTTTAAACGAAATTACAGTTAAGTTAGTTTTATCTTAG
- a CDS encoding SDR family NAD(P)-dependent oxidoreductase: MEIKGKTALITGGSKRIGRAITIGLAKEGCNVIIHYHSSEREAQELKTLVESFGVRSYLLKADLTKEEDIVRIAEESVNIGVDILINNASLYYKTPLDTATFKDLNIFYSIHVKAPFYLSKVIGKKMYEKKEGRIVNIVDYSAILPYPDYTPYTVSKGALLTMTKAFAKEFAPYVLVNGILPGPIVSPEDLQDKEIPLKKTLLKRWGGEQEVFKAVKYLIETDFTTGALIPVEGGRLIF, translated from the coding sequence ATGGAAATAAAAGGAAAAACAGCACTTATAACAGGTGGGTCAAAAAGAATAGGTAGGGCTATAACCATTGGACTGGCAAAAGAAGGTTGTAATGTTATTATTCATTACCATTCTTCAGAAAGAGAAGCTCAGGAGTTAAAAACTCTTGTAGAAAGTTTTGGAGTTAGAAGCTACCTGTTAAAAGCAGATTTAACAAAAGAAGAGGATATTGTACGGATAGCAGAAGAATCAGTTAATATTGGAGTAGATATTTTGATTAACAATGCATCTCTTTACTACAAAACACCTTTGGATACTGCAACATTTAAGGATTTAAATATATTTTACTCTATTCATGTAAAAGCTCCTTTTTACCTTTCAAAGGTAATTGGTAAAAAGATGTATGAGAAAAAGGAGGGAAGAATAGTAAACATAGTAGATTACAGTGCTATCCTACCTTATCCAGACTATACACCTTACACAGTTTCTAAAGGTGCATTACTTACAATGACAAAGGCCTTTGCAAAAGAGTTTGCCCCTTATGTGTTAGTAAACGGTATACTACCAGGTCCCATAGTCTCACCAGAAGACCTGCAAGATAAAGAAATACCACTGAAAAAAACTCTACTAAAAAGATGGGGAGGAGAACAAGAGGTTTTTAAAGCTGTTAAGTACTTAATAGAAACTGATTTTACAACAGGAGCTCTAATACCTGTAGAAGGAGGTAGACTAATATTTTAG
- a CDS encoding ubiquinol-cytochrome c reductase iron-sulfur subunit, with protein MADEKVSRRDFLLYAMGAWAAVGVGGVLYAMYKTWEPLPEVKAQATVSFDLSTVEPGQIKVVSWRGKPVFVLRRTPDMVQCPDRSVKGEYTVVLGICTHLGCIPNWEADKKIWHCPCHGGEYDACGKNIFGPPPRPLDVPPFKIEGTTIVLGEEGNEYKQMKEKGLTV; from the coding sequence ATGGCAGATGAAAAAGTTTCCCGTAGAGACTTCTTGCTGTATGCTATGGGTGCTTGGGCAGCAGTAGGAGTTGGTGGAGTCCTTTATGCGATGTATAAGACTTGGGAGCCTCTACCTGAGGTAAAGGCTCAAGCAACAGTTTCTTTTGACTTATCTACTGTCGAACCGGGACAAATTAAAGTAGTTTCTTGGAGAGGTAAACCGGTTTTTGTTTTAAGAAGAACTCCGGATATGGTTCAATGTCCAGATAGGTCTGTTAAAGGAGAATATACCGTTGTTTTAGGTATATGTACTCACCTTGGTTGTATTCCAAACTGGGAAGCTGACAAGAAAATATGGCACTGTCCTTGCCACGGTGGAGAGTATGATGCTTGCGGTAAAAACATATTTGGACCACCACCAAGACCTTTAGATGTTCCACCATTTAAAATTGAAGGTACTACTATTGTTTTAGGCGAAGAAGGAAACGAATACAAACAAATGAAAGAAAAAGGATTAACAGTGTAA
- a CDS encoding cytochrome b, with translation MRLMDWLDERLAIRQLIKVMLTEYYVPKNINFLWSFGVLVMLVFAILVVSGIFLLMYYKPDSHLAFDSVNKTIMMDVEYGWLFRHTHAVGASIMFLVLFIHMARGIYYGSFKPPREIVWITGYILFVLMSATAFTGYLLPWGQMSYWAAQTITTLFEKIPFIGPDLVVWIRGNYIVEDATLTRFFALHVVFLPLLLIVFTAIHLYAVRIPGSNNEDGIELTKEEKKHGKGVPFWPVFMAKEFFVMSVFLIFFFYLVFYQYKFAMDPINFTPADYLQTPTHIYPEWYFLAFYEVLRGFFFSQNLGLIAFVLSMFIAAFLPWLDTSPIKSAKHRPIYKILFWIFIADFVFLTILGKLPPTGLYAWLGFFGSLVFFAFFLTLPILSKIEKKKVAGGR, from the coding sequence ATGAGATTAATGGATTGGCTTGATGAAAGATTAGCCATAAGACAGCTTATTAAAGTGATGCTCACAGAGTACTATGTTCCTAAAAACATAAACTTCCTATGGAGTTTTGGTGTTCTTGTGATGCTCGTTTTTGCTATCTTAGTTGTAAGTGGAATATTCTTGCTTATGTACTATAAACCAGATTCTCATCTTGCTTTTGATAGTGTTAATAAAACAATTATGATGGATGTGGAGTACGGATGGTTATTTAGACATACCCACGCAGTGGGTGCCTCTATAATGTTCCTTGTGCTTTTTATTCACATGGCAAGGGGTATATACTACGGTTCGTTTAAACCACCAAGAGAGATAGTTTGGATAACTGGATATATACTTTTTGTTCTTATGTCTGCAACTGCGTTTACTGGATATCTACTACCTTGGGGACAGATGTCTTACTGGGCAGCTCAAACAATTACAACACTCTTTGAAAAAATACCTTTTATAGGACCTGATTTAGTTGTTTGGATAAGAGGTAACTACATAGTTGAAGATGCTACTTTGACAAGATTTTTTGCTTTACACGTAGTTTTCTTACCTCTTTTATTAATTGTATTTACAGCTATTCACCTCTACGCCGTTAGAATACCGGGGTCTAACAACGAAGATGGTATAGAGCTTACAAAAGAAGAGAAAAAACATGGTAAAGGTGTTCCTTTCTGGCCTGTGTTTATGGCGAAAGAGTTCTTTGTTATGTCGGTTTTCTTAATTTTCTTCTTCTATTTAGTATTTTACCAGTATAAGTTTGCTATGGATCCAATTAACTTTACACCTGCAGATTACTTACAAACACCTACACATATATACCCAGAGTGGTACTTCCTTGCATTCTATGAAGTTTTAAGAGGTTTCTTCTTTAGTCAGAACTTAGGTTTAATTGCGTTTGTGCTAAGTATGTTTATTGCTGCGTTTTTACCTTGGCTTGACACTTCTCCTATAAAAAGTGCTAAACACAGACCTATATACAAAATCCTTTTCTGGATATTTATAGCTGACTTTGTATTTTTAACAATACTTGGAAAACTACCTCCTACCGGTTTATACGCATGGCTTGGATTCTTTGGAAGTTTAGTGTTCTTTGCATTTTTCCTTACCCTTCCAATCTTATCTAAGATAGAGAAGAAAAAAGTAGCAGGAGGTAGGTAA
- a CDS encoding DUF507 family protein, giving the protein MKLPARLVEIVSHNIAQELLDKHLVEADDPEKFKNDITNILLKAIEEEKEIQEEAERLVEKHINLIDEEIRFRDAVNKVKEKLAEERGIHLDPEERLNQISHKIKKYLETEDSVEIFEHPNKIRRVILDKLKKLIKEEKEIDKEVRQRIRSYSKKIIEGTPEWKILYNRIYEDALRKRGLM; this is encoded by the coding sequence ATGAAACTACCAGCGAGGCTGGTGGAGATAGTATCTCACAACATAGCACAAGAACTTTTAGATAAACACCTTGTAGAAGCTGACGACCCAGAAAAATTTAAAAACGATATAACTAATATACTACTGAAAGCTATAGAAGAAGAAAAAGAGATACAAGAAGAAGCTGAAAGGTTGGTAGAAAAACACATAAACCTTATAGATGAAGAGATAAGGTTTAGAGATGCAGTAAACAAAGTAAAGGAAAAGTTAGCTGAAGAAAGAGGAATACATTTAGACCCTGAAGAAAGGCTAAACCAAATATCCCATAAAATAAAAAAATACCTTGAAACAGAAGACTCTGTAGAGATTTTTGAACATCCAAATAAAATAAGAAGAGTTATCTTAGACAAATTAAAAAAATTAATTAAAGAAGAAAAAGAGATAGATAAAGAAGTTAGACAAAGAATAAGGTCATACTCTAAAAAGATTATAGAAGGAACTCCTGAGTGGAAGATACTCTACAATAGAATATACGAAGATGCTTTAAGAAAAAGAGGACTGATGTAA
- the thiO gene encoding glycine oxidase ThiO: MKGVIIGGGIIGLSIARQLYKLGYDITIVEKNTLGRGASWAAGGMLAPLAEGLMGDFLKFCVESRDMYKSFVEEIEKETGDNVGFWECGIIYPAFNEEEKELLIKRVEYYKKLGYNASWLEKKDIEDMGYQIGKGIIGGAYFPEDKQVDNRRLVIALIKYLKKTKIEIRLFEKVKFINEKDGIFKSITTEKGEIEADFCILAAGAWSGELDPVNVFPKKGQMFSFKTKKKEELKNIFYSRRAYIIPRKDTNLVVVGATEENVFFKEGNTVGGMILLLKGLLDTFPYTKDYEITETWYGFRPATPDELPILGKSDVKNLYYATGHYRNGILLAPITAKLISDLIHREEESPYLKIFSFDRFKHKMV, encoded by the coding sequence ATGAAAGGTGTAATTATAGGTGGAGGTATAATAGGCTTATCTATTGCCAGACAGCTTTACAAACTTGGGTACGATATAACAATAGTTGAAAAAAATACTCTTGGAAGAGGAGCTTCTTGGGCTGCAGGTGGAATGCTTGCACCACTAGCAGAAGGTTTAATGGGAGACTTTTTAAAATTTTGTGTTGAAAGTAGAGATATGTATAAATCCTTTGTGGAAGAGATAGAAAAAGAAACAGGTGATAACGTAGGTTTTTGGGAATGTGGAATTATATATCCAGCCTTTAATGAAGAAGAAAAAGAACTGTTAATAAAGAGAGTTGAGTACTATAAAAAGCTTGGCTATAACGCTTCTTGGCTTGAAAAAAAAGATATAGAAGATATGGGATACCAGATAGGTAAAGGTATAATAGGAGGAGCTTATTTTCCAGAAGACAAACAGGTTGATAATAGAAGATTGGTAATAGCACTGATAAAGTACCTAAAAAAAACAAAAATAGAAATTAGATTATTTGAAAAAGTAAAGTTTATAAATGAGAAAGATGGTATTTTTAAATCTATAACTACAGAGAAAGGTGAGATAGAGGCAGACTTCTGTATATTAGCAGCTGGAGCTTGGTCTGGAGAACTTGACCCTGTTAACGTTTTTCCTAAAAAAGGACAGATGTTTTCTTTTAAAACAAAGAAAAAAGAAGAGTTGAAAAATATATTTTACAGTAGAAGAGCCTATATAATACCAAGAAAAGATACTAACCTCGTGGTTGTTGGAGCTACAGAAGAAAACGTTTTCTTTAAAGAAGGTAATACAGTTGGAGGAATGATACTTTTATTAAAAGGACTTTTAGATACTTTTCCTTACACAAAGGATTATGAGATTACCGAAACGTGGTACGGTTTTAGACCTGCTACTCCTGATGAATTGCCAATACTTGGAAAGTCAGATGTTAAAAACCTATACTATGCAACTGGTCATTATAGAAACGGTATACTACTTGCCCCTATAACTGCAAAACTTATATCAGATTTAATCCATAGAGAAGAAGAAAGCCCTTACCTTAAAATATTCAGTTTTGACAGATTTAAACATAAGATGGTATAA
- a CDS encoding MBL fold metallo-hydrolase, with protein sequence MWLHFGGKNIIIDPGPGSLIRMFERGLEPRDLNVVVLSHRHLDHVADVASVVESATDANKNKLDLLLAPYDALDGEDPVVLKYTKKGFKRIEIISMKNQYQLEEITIRPLIPHIHQGATVYSLEFRYKDKIFIYVPCGKFYEDMLYAYPQNPDLMVFNTTFVKPNLNYYHLSAEEVEKIIDKVRPKKVVLTHFSINMLKANPKKVAEGIKERTKVEVMAAHDGMKVEF encoded by the coding sequence ATGTGGCTTCACTTTGGAGGAAAAAATATCATTATAGACCCAGGTCCTGGCAGTTTAATCAGAATGTTTGAAAGAGGTTTAGAACCAAGAGATTTAAATGTAGTTGTTTTATCCCACAGACACTTAGACCATGTGGCGGATGTAGCATCGGTAGTTGAGTCTGCTACAGATGCAAACAAAAACAAGTTAGACCTTTTACTTGCACCTTACGATGCCTTAGATGGGGAAGACCCTGTAGTCCTAAAATATACAAAAAAGGGTTTTAAGAGAATTGAGATAATATCTATGAAAAACCAGTATCAATTAGAAGAAATAACTATAAGACCATTAATACCTCACATACACCAAGGAGCTACAGTCTATAGTCTTGAATTTAGATATAAAGACAAAATATTCATATACGTTCCATGTGGAAAATTCTACGAAGACATGCTTTACGCCTACCCTCAAAATCCAGACTTAATGGTTTTTAACACAACATTTGTTAAACCTAATCTAAACTATTACCATCTATCTGCCGAAGAGGTAGAGAAGATAATTGATAAAGTTAGACCTAAAAAGGTAGTTTTAACCCATTTTAGTATTAATATGCTAAAGGCCAACCCTAAAAAAGTTGCAGAAGGTATTAAAGAAAGAACCAAGGTAGAAGTAATGGCAGCACATGATGGTATGAAAGTGGAGTTTTAG
- a CDS encoding c-type cytochrome — protein sequence MKELKILLILIVIVAIGYWGIEPYAHSVMHGEIKKPDYKYSDLQTTALTTGDPVKGKELFMANCASCHGLKNDGINPGMDKNAAIASFNVVPPDLSNIASIVDHKFLAAFIKNPQEATKNPKFAMPPMAQLSDEDVGHVIAYLSSVAKKDLTGKDITVEACGRCHSIKYQKIQAETPADNLKAYLGKVPPDLSVMGKAKELEYLETFINNPQNGLPGTSMPRLGLTQEATEKVVKYLDEIADPHREQRNKLGVWVLGYLVVMAGLTYAWKRKIWKNLH from the coding sequence ATGAAAGAGCTTAAAATACTTCTGATTTTAATAGTTATAGTTGCTATCGGGTATTGGGGGATAGAGCCCTATGCCCACTCTGTAATGCATGGAGAGATAAAAAAGCCTGATTATAAATATTCTGATTTACAAACAACAGCATTAACAACAGGAGACCCTGTAAAAGGTAAGGAACTCTTCATGGCAAACTGTGCTTCCTGCCACGGATTAAAAAATGACGGAATAAATCCGGGAATGGATAAAAATGCTGCAATAGCTTCTTTTAATGTAGTTCCTCCTGACCTTTCAAACATTGCTTCTATAGTTGACCACAAATTTTTAGCTGCTTTTATTAAAAATCCTCAAGAAGCTACAAAAAATCCTAAGTTTGCAATGCCTCCTATGGCTCAACTATCTGATGAAGACGTAGGACACGTTATAGCCTATCTTTCTTCAGTTGCTAAGAAAGACCTAACTGGAAAAGATATAACGGTAGAAGCCTGCGGAAGATGTCACAGTATAAAATATCAAAAAATCCAAGCTGAAACACCAGCTGACAACTTAAAAGCATACCTTGGAAAAGTTCCTCCTGATTTATCTGTTATGGGTAAAGCAAAAGAGTTAGAGTATTTAGAAACTTTCATAAACAATCCTCAAAACGGTTTACCCGGAACTTCTATGCCAAGACTTGGTCTAACCCAAGAAGCTACAGAAAAGGTTGTTAAGTACTTAGACGAAATAGCAGACCCACATAGAGAACAAAGAAACAAATTAGGTGTATGGGTTTTAGGATACTTAGTTGTAATGGCTGGTTTAACTTACGCTTGGAAAAGGAAAATCTGGAAAAACTTACACTAA
- a CDS encoding IS982 family transposase, whose protein sequence is MTFRDYIINVYILTDEILKLIKHKHKTNKPKFSDVELITLIIFSMSYRKGDYKITLKEFKENYNDLFPYVPQLPAIVKRAKKLYKLAQVISIILTNLFSEKITTVYIADTKPIPVCKNQRMKRNKKVSGKLYKGNNAAKEWFGFKIGLIVDYYKRPIGYEIIPASKHDINFLKEVKEDSVLIDILNKGTIIADKAFNSKDLKEEFKSLGIELEAIRKKGKVHHKQKDKQEFLKRVRKRIETVFSKLYYMGIEDIRAVSLEGFKAKINFFILALSFATCLGLF, encoded by the coding sequence ATGACTTTTAGAGATTATATCATAAACGTTTATATTCTGACAGATGAAATCCTAAAACTCATAAAACATAAACATAAAACAAATAAGCCTAAATTCTCTGATGTAGAGCTTATAACTCTCATCATATTTTCTATGAGCTATAGAAAAGGTGATTACAAAATAACACTTAAGGAATTTAAAGAGAATTACAATGACCTTTTCCCTTATGTTCCTCAATTACCAGCAATAGTAAAAAGAGCTAAAAAACTATATAAACTTGCTCAAGTAATCTCAATCATTCTTACAAATTTATTTTCTGAGAAGATAACCACAGTATACATAGCAGATACAAAACCAATACCTGTTTGTAAAAATCAAAGAATGAAAAGAAACAAGAAAGTTTCTGGTAAGTTATACAAAGGAAACAATGCAGCAAAAGAATGGTTTGGTTTTAAAATAGGATTAATAGTGGATTATTACAAAAGACCGATAGGATATGAGATTATTCCAGCTTCAAAGCATGATATAAACTTTTTAAAGGAAGTAAAAGAGGACAGTGTTTTGATAGATATATTAAACAAAGGGACAATAATAGCAGACAAAGCTTTTAATTCAAAGGATTTAAAAGAAGAATTTAAGAGTTTAGGAATAGAGTTAGAGGCTATAAGAAAGAAGGGGAAAGTACATCACAAACAAAAGGATAAACAAGAGTTTTTAAAGAGAGTAAGGAAGAGAATAGAGACAGTATTTAGCAAGTTATACTATATGGGAATAGAGGATATCAGGGCAGTATCTTTAGAAGGATTTAAAGCTAAGATAAACTTCTTCATTTTAGCTTTAAGTTTTGCTACTTGTCTTGGTTTGTTTTAA
- a CDS encoding thioredoxin domain-containing protein produces MSKKPNRLINEKSPYLLQHAYNPVDWYPWCDEAFEKAKKEDKPIFLSIGYSSCHWCHVMEKESFEDEEVAEILNKYFVPIKVDREERPDIDAVYMNVCMLFNGSGGWPLTIIMTPDKKPFFAGTYFPKHSRPNRIGVVDLLLSVAKYWQENKEDLISRSEKVLGYLKEDNKSNYGELKKDYIHAGFYDLKGRFDNTYGGFSNKPKFPTPHNIMFLLRYYYHTKEEEALQMVEKTLTNMRLGGIYDHVGFGFHRYSTDRQWLLPHFEKMHYDQAMLLMAYTETYQITKKDLYKQTVQEIIEYVIRDMTNEEGVFFSAEDADSEGEEGKFYTWTFQEIKDILKEESDLAIKIFNIKEEGNYLEEATGHPTGRNIIYLSKTLRDYAIDLGIDENTLKQKLEQIRKKLFKEREKRVHPLKDDKVLTDWNGLMIAALSKAGKAFSNQDYISYAQKAADFIIHNMIIDGKLYHLYKDKEVKIEGMLDDYAFLVWGLIELYQATGELKYLKTAVDLTNKAIQPLYDEKNGGFFLSKSQDLIVNPKESFDGAIPSGNSVMAYNLYRLYLITAQEEFYKKSYETLTAFAGDIKRLPSYHTMFLIALMMHFFPTSEIVISGKGWIEALNQLNREFLPNTVIIVKTPENKEELSKISHYTQSMEVPEDFYIYLCKNFACNLPTKDLEYVINMLKG; encoded by the coding sequence ATGAGCAAAAAACCAAACAGACTTATAAACGAAAAAAGCCCTTACCTTCTACAACATGCCTACAATCCTGTGGACTGGTATCCTTGGTGTGATGAAGCTTTTGAAAAGGCAAAGAAAGAAGACAAACCTATATTTTTATCTATAGGTTACTCTTCCTGTCATTGGTGCCATGTTATGGAAAAAGAGTCTTTTGAAGATGAGGAAGTTGCAGAAATTTTAAATAAATACTTTGTGCCTATTAAAGTTGATAGAGAAGAAAGACCAGATATAGACGCTGTTTATATGAATGTTTGTATGCTTTTTAATGGAAGTGGAGGTTGGCCTCTTACAATCATCATGACCCCTGATAAAAAACCATTTTTTGCAGGGACTTACTTTCCAAAACATTCAAGACCTAACAGAATAGGGGTTGTAGACTTACTTTTAAGTGTTGCAAAGTACTGGCAAGAAAACAAAGAAGACCTTATATCGAGGTCAGAAAAAGTTTTAGGTTATCTCAAAGAAGATAATAAATCAAATTATGGAGAGCTAAAAAAAGACTATATTCATGCAGGTTTTTATGACTTAAAGGGTAGATTTGATAATACTTACGGCGGGTTTTCAAATAAACCAAAGTTTCCTACTCCCCACAATATTATGTTCTTGCTAAGGTATTACTATCACACGAAAGAAGAGGAAGCTCTACAAATGGTAGAAAAGACTCTAACAAACATGAGGCTGGGAGGAATTTATGACCATGTAGGTTTTGGATTTCATAGATACTCAACAGACAGACAGTGGCTACTTCCACATTTTGAAAAGATGCATTACGACCAAGCTATGCTTTTGATGGCTTACACAGAAACTTATCAGATTACAAAAAAAGACCTTTATAAACAAACTGTTCAAGAGATAATAGAGTATGTAATAAGAGATATGACAAACGAAGAAGGAGTGTTTTTTAGTGCAGAAGATGCAGACAGTGAAGGAGAAGAAGGGAAATTTTATACTTGGACTTTTCAAGAAATAAAGGATATTCTAAAAGAGGAAAGTGATTTAGCAATAAAAATATTTAACATTAAAGAAGAAGGAAACTACCTTGAAGAAGCAACTGGACATCCAACAGGTAGAAATATTATTTATCTTTCCAAAACCTTAAGAGATTATGCTATAGACCTTGGAATAGATGAAAATACTTTAAAGCAAAAGTTAGAACAAATTAGAAAAAAACTTTTTAAAGAGAGAGAAAAAAGGGTTCACCCATTAAAAGACGATAAAGTCCTAACAGATTGGAACGGATTGATGATAGCAGCTCTATCAAAGGCAGGAAAAGCATTTTCTAATCAAGACTATATCAGTTATGCACAAAAAGCAGCTGACTTTATTATCCATAACATGATTATAGACGGAAAGCTTTACCATCTTTATAAAGACAAGGAAGTAAAGATAGAAGGAATGTTAGATGATTATGCATTCCTTGTTTGGGGATTGATAGAACTTTATCAAGCAACAGGAGAGTTAAAGTATTTAAAAACAGCCGTAGATTTAACAAACAAAGCTATACAGCCTCTGTATGACGAGAAAAATGGAGGATTTTTCTTAAGCAAAAGTCAAGACCTTATAGTAAATCCAAAAGAGTCTTTTGATGGGGCAATACCTTCTGGAAACTCTGTAATGGCTTATAATCTATACAGACTTTACCTTATAACAGCACAAGAAGAGTTTTATAAAAAATCTTACGAAACTTTAACCGCTTTTGCAGGAGATATAAAAAGACTACCTTCTTACCACACGATGTTTTTAATAGCTCTAATGATGCACTTCTTCCCTACTTCAGAGATTGTAATATCGGGAAAAGGATGGATAGAAGCTTTAAATCAGCTAAACAGAGAGTTTTTACCAAACACAGTTATAATTGTAAAAACTCCAGAGAACAAAGAAGAGTTATCAAAAATCTCACATTACACACAAAGTATGGAAGTCCCGGAAGATTTTTATATCTATCTATGTAAAAATTTTGCTTGTAATCTACCGACAAAAGATTTAGAATATGTTATAAATATGCTAAAAGGTTAA
- the nuoH gene encoding NADH-quinone oxidoreductase subunit NuoH encodes MEMLATVIGVVIKSLIFIVGMFLAAAYLTLIERKFAGHVQQRPGPLHVGFHGLLQPIADALKVLTKEDLVPNNVDKVLFYLASLLAFVPAIMILAVIPFGEPFTIFGIEIKPYITDLNIGLILALAFGSISIYGVIFAGWASNSKYPMIGGLRKAAVLIGYEVALGFAMVGPIMMAGSFSLREIVYAQEGFFGAFIWYQPIAFIVILFAILAETGRTPFDVQEAEAELVSGYNTEYSGMKFGLFPLAEWYIGTFVLSAIAVILFFGGWKGPEIFGALSPFIWFFLKVFMMFMFFLWVHWTLPRYRVDQITEIAWKVMLPLSLLNIFITAIIIMVKG; translated from the coding sequence ATGGAGATGTTAGCCACTGTAATAGGAGTAGTTATAAAATCTCTCATATTCATAGTAGGAATGTTCTTAGCAGCAGCTTATCTAACTCTTATAGAAAGAAAGTTTGCTGGACATGTCCAGCAACGACCCGGACCACTCCACGTTGGTTTTCATGGACTACTTCAGCCTATAGCTGACGCATTAAAAGTCTTAACAAAAGAAGACTTAGTTCCAAATAATGTAGATAAGGTCTTATTTTACCTTGCTTCTTTACTTGCCTTTGTTCCAGCTATTATGATTTTAGCAGTAATACCTTTTGGGGAACCTTTTACAATCTTCGGAATAGAGATTAAGCCATACATCACAGATCTAAACATAGGTTTAATATTAGCTCTTGCATTTGGTAGTATAAGTATCTATGGTGTTATCTTTGCAGGATGGGCATCTAACAGTAAATACCCAATGATTGGTGGTCTTAGAAAAGCAGCTGTTTTAATAGGTTATGAGGTTGCTTTAGGTTTTGCAATGGTAGGACCTATAATGATGGCAGGGTCTTTCTCTCTAAGAGAAATCGTTTATGCCCAAGAAGGATTTTTTGGTGCTTTTATATGGTACCAACCTATCGCTTTTATAGTGATTCTGTTTGCTATACTTGCAGAAACAGGCAGAACGCCTTTTGATGTACAAGAAGCAGAAGCTGAACTTGTATCAGGGTACAACACAGAATACTCTGGTATGAAGTTTGGTCTATTTCCACTGGCAGAGTGGTACATAGGAACATTTGTTTTAAGTGCTATAGCTGTGATTCTTTTCTTCGGTGGATGGAAAGGACCTGAGATCTTTGGAGCTTTATCACCTTTCATCTGGTTTTTCTTAAAGGTATTTATGATGTTTATGTTCTTCCTGTGGGTACACTGGACACTCCCAAGGTACAGGGTAGAC